A stretch of DNA from Maridesulfovibrio ferrireducens:
GGCGTTCAGCCGTTGCCGACCCGAGAAAGAGGTTCTATGAGAATCCAACCAAACAGTCAATAGGTTTTTGAATTATTATGGGCATCCCCTCATATTAGTTCACTTAACGCCGTTAACCTTAGATTTTAAAGTAATGCAGAGCTCGTTGCTATCTATATATATAGGGGATGACCTTCCAGACCCAAAACGAAAGCAGAACAGCTCCGCATATATTCAGAACCATTCCCAACCCCAACATAGACCGTAATGACACTCTCTTCATCTCTCCAAAGGCCAAACTGTTGCAGGGAGTGGCTATCGGAGTCATGAACGCACAGGTTGAAGCTATAGAAACCAGTATCATAAGTAGCATAGGGCTGGTTTCGAATGAAAAAGCTGTGTGAACCACCACTGCGAAGAAGGCCGTTGAAACTACCGTGTTGCTGAGTATCTCTGTAAGTAGAATCACAACCGCTGCTGTTACCAGATAGAGCAGGTATCCTCTTTGTCCATCCACAGCCATCAAGGTTAAAAGGTCTTTGAACTCTTCTGCCGCATACTCGTCAAGATTTAAAAGCTTCACTGCGACAATGAATACCCCTAAAATTAAAAGCAATAAGAGTCCCCGCTTTGGTACCCCTTCGAGTAAGCTCCCCCAGCTCATCAACTTCCCTTTCCCAAATATCAACTTAAGAAACACAACCGTAAAGATCAGAGCGACGACAGGTTCGAACTCCGCATAAAACGGAAGGAACTCTCTTATAACCGAACTGACCAGCCAGAACCCCAGGAATATTCCGAAGATGCTCAGTCCCCGCTTTTGCTTTATGGTTATCCGTTCCACTTTATTTAAAAATTTTGACGGGATTGCCTGCTCTCCCTTTGGAATAGCAAAACGGACTACAAACCATGAAAGCAAGAGGAACAGAATAACCAGCGGCAATGCCCATATGAACCAGTTGAAAAAGGTAATCTGCTCTCTGCCCGCAACTTTGAAGAAATCCATCGCACCGATAAGCAGTATATTTGCAGGACTTCCAATAAGCGACCCCATCCCTCCGATATTTGCTCCATATATAATAGATAGAGTTAGAGGTGTGGTCATGGATTCAAGTTCTGCGTCCAGTTTACGGATGACAGGAATCATGGCCAGCACTGTTACAGCATTTGGAATGAACATGGACATTCCCGCTGAAACGAATATCAATGACAATAACAGATAGTCAGCTCTTCCACGGCTGAAGCTGACGGCTTTTGCAGAAAAATATTCGGGCAGCCTCACAGAGGCCATCACCTGGTACAGAATGTACCCGGTAACGAAAAGTAACAGGAGCGGTGCTCTTTCATATATATATAGTAGGAAGCTCATTCAGAAATTCTACCTGTGCAGTTATTATTAGTTGAGACAACGCTCGGCATCCACTCCGTTCAACGTCCCGACAAATTTATATATTTTAAACTCAAACTCAAACTTTATGAAAACTGATTTTATAAATTGCCCAAATCGTGTTGACTAGTCCAGCTTAATACAAATACTACCACTTCAAGCAACTTTAGAAAACTATCCCATTATCAGGAATAATAAATGTCAGAATTTGTCCATTTACATGTTCACACCGAGTACAGCCTGCTGGACGGTGCCATCCGCATCAAAGATTTATGTCAAAGGGCTAAAGATCTCGGAATGCCGGCAGTTTCCATAACCGACCACGGAACCATGTTCGGAGCCGTGGCATTCTATATGACTGCGCTCGACATGGGCATTAAGCCGATCATAGGCTGTGAAGTGTATGTGGCTCCCGGCGACGTAGATGATGAGGATGCACACACAAAAAAAGATCGCAGAGAAAGGTTTCACCTTATACTTCTGGCAAAAAATCAACAAGGATACAAAAATCTTATCAAGCTTGTATCCCTCGGATACCTTGAAGGCTTTCACTATAAACCACGCGTAAGTAAATACCTGCTAAACAAATACAGCGAAGGGCTTATTTGCCTTTCGGCCTGCCTTGCCGGTGAGCTCAGTAAATCTCTAATGAACGAAGGGATCGATGCGGGCGTTGAAATGGCGCAGACATACGCCAAAATGTTCCCCGACAACTTCTACATCGAAGTTCAAGCCAACGGCCTTGATATACAGGAAGATGCTAACAAGCTGCTCATTGAATGCGCCAACCGCACAGGCTTACCGCTTGTTGCCACCAATGACTGCCATTACCTGACTCAAGATGACTATGAAGCTCA
This window harbors:
- a CDS encoding SLC13 family permease, translating into MSFLLYIYERAPLLLLFVTGYILYQVMASVRLPEYFSAKAVSFSRGRADYLLLSLIFVSAGMSMFIPNAVTVLAMIPVIRKLDAELESMTTPLTLSIIYGANIGGMGSLIGSPANILLIGAMDFFKVAGREQITFFNWFIWALPLVILFLLLSWFVVRFAIPKGEQAIPSKFLNKVERITIKQKRGLSIFGIFLGFWLVSSVIREFLPFYAEFEPVVALIFTVVFLKLIFGKGKLMSWGSLLEGVPKRGLLLLLILGVFIVAVKLLNLDEYAAEEFKDLLTLMAVDGQRGYLLYLVTAAVVILLTEILSNTVVSTAFFAVVVHTAFSFETSPMLLMILVSIASTCAFMTPIATPCNSLAFGEMKRVSLRSMLGLGMVLNICGAVLLSFWVWKVIPYIYR